In Oncorhynchus tshawytscha isolate Ot180627B linkage group LG01, Otsh_v2.0, whole genome shotgun sequence, the genomic stretch ttaaaattccttatgttaagcaaaccagacaccacaattcttgttttttaaaaatgtacacaAAGCCAGGGtcacattccaacactcagacataatttacaaacaaagcatttgtgtttagtgagtcccccagagcagaggcagtaaggatgaccagggatgttctctggatAAGTGTATGAAATGGACCATTTTAcaatcctgctaagcattcaaaatgacacccaaaagtacttgaatgtatggagtaaaaagtacacactttttttttttttttagaaatgtagttgtcaaaaatataaatagtaaggtacagataccccaaaaaacaacttgagtatttttacaccactgtttAAGACCAAGTGGTACTTGTTTATCTAAAGATAAGGGGCACCTATATTTGTCATGTTTCAAACATGTGCACTCCGATGGTTAAGTCATGGCCAGGGATCAGACAGTATTGACGGCGGctctggagcaattagggttaagtgtcttgctcaagagCAGATTGACAGATTTACATAGTCAGttcagggattcaaactagcaacctttcagttactggcccaatggtctaaccgctaagctacccaacaactatttaaaaaaaaacgacACCCTTGATCATGTAGGCCACAATGATGAAATGCATTTAACAATAAAACTACAGCATGTTCGAACATCTAAACATTTTATTATGAAAATAAGACAAGCCCATTTAAACATATCTTTCCAGGCATGCATTACAGCTGAAGGGTAGACCTGGGTGGGACAGTGAACACAGTTCTGTCCCACCACATGTGCTCATGTCTGGCGGGGGGGTTCACAGGATACAATTGTGGGGAGAGGGTCCATGGCCTTTCACATGAATAAGATGACTGACAAGTGCGTGTGTTTGTGGGGTCACTTTGCTTCCTGGACTTTTTTGGCACTCTGCTTCTCTTTTGCCTGGGGAGCAGAACACACAAATACATGATAGTTTAGCGCTAGTGAGCAGGTGTCTATGATAGGTTAATACTACCCTCTAGTGGGCATCAGCTGTATATCAAGAACTACACTCAAATTAGTTCAGAACAGGGGTTGGAATGGTAATTATTTACCGTTACAGTGTTCTGACCAtggcagaagaaaaaaaacattctgaaCCGGTTCGAACCACAAAAAGGTTAATATTTTTCCTTTTGGCTCATTTTTATTTACCTGTGAAATCAACATTGTTTTTACATTTCGCTCATTAATAAAAATGCACTCCACCAATTAGCACAGAAGCTCGCTGTGAAACAGGTAAGATAGTCGTTTAGATGTTTGATTGGTGAGAAAAGCGCAGGCGTGAGATGCGACTGAAATTGCAtgggtggggagagagtgaggtggacattgagggggctttttttttaacctttatttaaccaggcaagtcagttaagaacaaattcttattttcaatgacggcctaggaacagtgggttaactgcctgatctgtcgttctgcccctgaattgtaccttgtcagctcgggggtttgaactcgcaaccttccggttactagtccaacgctctaaccactaggctaccctgccgccccatgaagcACTGATCATCATGGAGTGAATGGGAAAGTGTTTAGACTACTACAAACAATATAACTTCTCCAAATCACATACTAGACATGAGCAATATTTTTGGAACTAAAAAGGTGACATTACCAGTTCTCAAGACTGGAGTGGTGTcatgaaaataacctctccctcaatgtcaacaaaacaaaggagccgATTGTTGACTACAGGATATAGAGGGATCCCAGAGGCCCACACACAGgagatgtgtacaccaaggaacttgaagcttttgaccaaCACAGAGGGCCTGAAATGGTCCCACCACAACAACACTGTGGTAAAGGTagagcaacagcgcctcttcaacctcaggcagCTGAAGAAATTAGATATGGTCCCTAATACCCGGTGTTAAAGGAAGCCCAAGAAGATCATTAATCCAATCCAATGTCTGATCACTCTGCTAGCAGATAGAAGGTAAAGGTGCATCAGAGCCAGGAGCAAGACACTGAGAAATAgctatcagactgttgaacagccatcactaaccagCTAACTGCCCAGTACTCTGCCCTACAccttttgtatttattagggatcacCATTAGCTGtcgccaaggcagcagctactcctccttggatccaaacacattaaggcacttacattacatataaaaccaCATAACATTATTAGACatctacactacaatacaccaaTATACATGTGTAGAGTGTGTGCAAGCGTCTGTGTGCGTGTatttctcttcacagtccctgctgttccatgaGGTGTATTTATTAGTCGGATTCTACgacttgcatcagttacctgatcatggactacagctcagcgttcaacaccatagtgccctcaaagctctccactaagctaaggactctggaactaaatacctccctctccaactggattcaggacttcctgatgggccacctcaaggtggtgagggtaggtaacaacacatctgccatgctgatcctcaacacgggggcccctcaagggtgcgtgctcagtcccctcctgtacacccataactgcacggccaggcacgcctcaaacaccatcattaatttTGACGACAACAGCTGTAGGCCTGATCAAGTAAAatgatgagacagcttataggggaggtcagagacctggcagtgtggtgccaggataacaacctttccctcaatgtgatcaagacaaaggagatgattgtggactacaggaaaaggaggaccaagcacagccccattctcatcgacagagcTGTactgagcaggttgagagcttcaagtttctttgtgtccacatcaaactatcatggtccaaacaaagacagatgtgaagagggcacaacaaagcctactccccagatcctcaaaaagacctacagctgcaccagagcgcaactggttgcatcactgccgggtatgtcagaggaaggccctaaaaattgtcagactccagccaccccataGACTGTACTCTcggctactgcacggcaagtggtaccagagctccaagtctaggtccaaaaggcttcttaacagctgtGTGTGCAcactacccagactatctgcattgtcgTCGTCCCCCACccactcttttacgctgctgctaatctggttattatctatgcatagttactttaataacTCAACCtagcctcccaggtggcgcagtgggcTAGGGCTCTGCatcgctagctgtgccaccagagactctgggttcgcactctgtcgcagccggcctcgactgggaggtccgtggggcgacgcacaattggcctagcgtcgtccgggttagggagggtttggccagtagggatatccttgtctcatcgcacaccagtgactcctgtggcgggccgggcgcagtgcacgctaaccaaggtcgccaggtgcacagtgtgtcctctgacacattggtgcggctggcttccgggttggatgcgcgctgtgttaagaagcagtgcggcttggttgggttgtgtttcggaggacgcatgacctttgtctctcccgatgcccgtacgggagttgtagcgatgagacaagatagtaactactaataattggatactacgaaattggggagaaaaggggggtaaaattcaacaacaaaaaaataactcaacctacatattacctcaattaccacgactaacctgtgcccacgcacattgactctgtaccggtaccccatgtatatagcctcgatactgttattttactgctactctttaataatgttatttttattacttaacacttatttttcttaaaactgcattgatgGTCAAGGggttgaaagtaagcatttcactgtaaggattACTATTGCAACAACACATCATCAGTATGGTAAAACTAACCTGTCTCACGACGGTCTAATCCCAATCCAACGCTTGGCGAATTGTACaccgacacctgttgtattcggcgcaagttacaaataaaatgtgatttgatgtggaatagagttccatgtagtcatggctctatgttgtactgtgtgcctcccatagtctgttctttaCTTGGGGATTGTAAAgaaacctctggtggcatgtcttcttgggtatgcatgggtgtccgagctgtgtgctagttgtTTAAAACAGACACATTGGTGCATTCAGCATGTAATCACTTCTTACAAAAAAAGTGATGAAATCAACATCTCCaatttgagccatgagagatttacatgcaaattattaatgttagctctccatgtacatttaaaggcaagctgtgctgccctgttctgagccaattgtaattttcaaaAGGTCCctctgtggcacctgaccacacgattGAACAGTAATCCTGGTGAGAAAACTAGGACCTGTTGGACCAGTCTTGTTGATACTGTTGTTAAGaagctttattatggacagagtTCTACCCatcctagctactgttgtatcaacctgtggtggtcagtgccgtttaagacgAGGGCAgactattttctctctttcttcacaaGCATAGCCTTATATCTATTACAGCGTACTGGATAACAGCCATTCATATTCCATACACCCAGTTCAATGCAACAGCGAAATGATAATCAAATTTCCCCTATGCCCATCATGAGGTtcctacaacctagcctatgaaagtttacaatgtaaaGTTTACACTCAGGTCGAGAGACTAATTTGAAGTGACAGACAGTGagattcaataccaccttgcctgcatctagctgatatagggtgtaatcgtcagtccaacagttgcaaacaaattcaggtatgttgaTCCCCATTTTGTTCCTTTTAAGAAACATTTTCAGAAAATCGTCCAAaagaatacacccctgatcacacttAAAAACAGAGTTCACTCTCATAACAGCCACGTTATATTCCTTTTCTTCCCTTGTGGACTTTAGTGCACAACAAATCAGCTGTGTGACCAGGCAACAAAGAATTCCAAGACAAACCTCTACAAACAGCCTatatcgttgtcaccatattagctaaactaacttcatagtcagcatagctaatagaacatGTTAGtcaacccgctacaatcatggaGTAACATTAGTGTACAGTCGGTAATTAGTTATACCGgtaggccccggtggcaataaattagtaataccaaaagcttaccttgacttggaagagttccagtgttgtgttagaTAGCTAAcatagctagtttagcctactcaatcaGGGGGATGCCATCTACATTTGCTAGGTAAGTGAAACAAAACAAATTAGAAATATCAatttctcttgcttctccttcattttggaagaatcACATttttttcaaaactgttaaactattgtctGTCTCCAAGTCAACTAAACACCACATTGTATACagtgcagtgctagctagctgtagctcatGCTTTCAGTACTAATGTAAATTCTCGGATCCTTTGATTTGGCGGacaaacatgtcagttcatgctgtaGAGCTCTAATAGGCTGGagaacttccggaggatgtcctccagcctgtcataattactgtgtaagtctatgaagGCGGTGAGAACCGTGagcttcctaggttttgtattgaagtcaatgtacccaggggaggacggaagctaggtgtcctccggctacaccatggtgctaccctacagagtactgttgaggctactgaagacctttgcaaaatagtgttttaaataatttggtgacgtgattatatttagaaTCGTTTTATCTAAAAAAAGGACAACTTTGAATGTTTTAGAAATTAACTTTTGAAATttactgaggatggtcctccccttcctcagaGGAGTCTCCATAATAACATTATTAACAtggttttgaccatgacagtttacaatccagggttactccaagcagtttagtcacctctacttgctcaatttccatatTATTAATTACAAAATTTagttgaaatatttaggactaacttattccttgccacccattctgaaactaactgcagcttcTTGTTAAGTGTGGCAGTCATTTCAGCCACTGTAGTAGCTGGCATGTATAGTGCCGAGTCaaccgcatacatagacactctggctttactcaaagacATGTCATTAGTAATGTTTGAAAAAAATaaagggcctagacagctgctatggggaattcctgattctacctggattatgttagaggctttcattaaaaaaaacacaccgTTCTGGTAGAccggtaactctttatccacaatatagcagggggtgtaaattCATAAAGCAGCAGACTTTGGTTGATAATGTCAAAAGATGCACTGAATCATAGCAAAACTCTCCCCACAATATTTTTAGCATCAATCTctctcagccagtcagtcatttgtgtaagtgccctGCTTGTTGTTCCCTATAAGCGTGTGAAAGTCTGTTTAAAGTAAactagcattgtatctggtcaaacaattATTTCACACAtttttactaagggttggtatcaggctgattggtcagctatttaaGCCAgttaagggggctttactattcttgggtagcagaatgacttttgcttccctccaggcctgagggcacacactttctagtaggcttagattgaagatatggcaaataggagtggcaatatcatctgctattatcctcagtaattctcCATCCATGTTGTCAGACAACGATGGCTTGTATTTGTTGAGACAACTTATTTTTCACCGCTTTCACAACCACTTcacagaattcaaaattacaatgcttgtctttcataatttgatcagttatacttggatgtgtagtgtcagtgtttgtgagacattgaacactggtcacttcacATACTGTTGTTTACTTACTGtgcatgtatgtacagtggggcaaaaaagtatttagtcagccaccaattgtgcaagttcttccacttaaaaagatgaggcctgtaattgtcatcataggtacacttcaactatgacagacaaaatgagagaaaaaatatccagaaaaatcacattgtgagatttttaatgaatttatttgcaaattacggtggaaaataagtatttggtcacctacaaaaaagcaagatttctggctctcacagacctgtaacttctcctttaagaggctcctctgtcctccactcgttacctgtattaatggcacctgtttgaacttgttatcagtattaaaaaaagacacctgtccacaatctcaaacagtcacactccaaacttcactatggccaagaccaaagagctgtcaaaggacaccagaaacaaaattgtagacctgcaccaggctgagaagactgaatctgcaataggtaagcagcttggtttgaagaaatcaacaatcaaaatgatcacaagaacagtgagcaaaaatcccagaaccacacggggggacctagtgaatgacacGCAGAGAGCCAGGACCAAAGTAActaagcctaccatcagtaacacactacgccgccagggactcaaatcctgcagtgccagacgtgtccccctgcttaagccagtacatgtccaggcccgtctgaagtttgctagagagcatttggatgatccagaagaagattgggagaatgtcatatggtcagatgaaaccaaaatataactttttggtaaaaactcaactcatcgtgtttggaggacaaagaatgctgagttgcatccaaagaacaccatacctactgtgaagcatgggggtagaaacatcatgctttggggctgtttttctgcaaagggaccaggacgactgatccgtgtaaaggaaagaatgaatagggccatgtatcgtgagattttgagtgaaaacctccttccatcagcaagggcattgaagctgaaacgtggctgggtctttcatcatgacaatgatcccaaacacaccgcccgggcaacgaaggagtggctttttAAGAAGCAAAAAAAAGTGTTCTTGTTCGGTTTTGTTCCCCTGGTACAGAACTCAAAATTGTGCATTTAACACAACGGTTTGTAGAGTACCTTCAAATATCATAACATAAAATAATATTATACACCAAATTCACGTTCCTTTCCTGAGCTGTTCCTCACCTTTTCCACCAATGGTATCAACTGCTGGTATTCAGCCAGTGTCTTCAGCAGTTCCATGATGAAGGGTAGGTAGTTGTGCTTTCGTCGGATGTTTTCGATCTACAACAAAaaatatgtatacacacacacacacaatgttcaaGAAAAACATCAAGCGTTAAAATATAGTATTTAAATGACTGCAGATATTCTAAAATGCCAATATCATATTATCTGACGGCTATAGACCCACGGTCAGCGAACACACCTTGTATCGTTGGAGCTTCTGATTCTCCTCATCGATCAGCAGCTGATACTTTGCGATTTCTGATTGGAGGGAGCTGAGGAGGGTGCTGCTCTGGTCTGTGTCCATTGGCTCTTCCTGGAGAAAGGGTGAGCCAGAATTTCCAGTCGGTCAAATGTCAAACCAGATTTTAGTTTGCCGGACAAATGCGAGATTTACCAGCCATATCAAATAGAAACACATCTGAATACCACCACGTGTAGGGTAATGTGTTTTGAGGAGTGTCCACTGCAACCACATGGAAGAGACTGTAGTTATTATGCAAGGAAGAATGTTAGCCAACGAAGTGAATGGTAGCTAGAACAATGCAcgtctccctctgtccatcaggCTTGTAAAAATCCTCAGTGCCTGTATAAATGTATATTTCCACTTGTATGTGCCTTCATCCTTCATACAGTTGCTAGTTAACCAGCTAGCTTGATTTGCACTGTTTTGGGCATTTTTAAGCTACCTGCTCAACCAGGCTTTAGactagaggaagagaaggaagcaATATCACTTCATCTAAATACTCCTCCTTGGTGGACATTTCTGTAGATTGTCTTTTAGGGAGATTAATCTAGCAAAATGTCAAAATACCTGAACATGTGTCCCCTGTTTGCATACAGTCATGTCTGTCACAGACTCACTTGTGCCGGGAAATATTGCGGGCACTACCATGATACAGTGTTGCAAGTTTGTCAGTGAGAGCGCAAATTCAAGACAAGACAGGCAGAGAAGACAGGCAAGATAGACAAATGACACAAATGAAATACAACCTCCCCGTGCATAGCTAATTTGATTTATAGAGGATATTTATCTCATCCAAATTATTATGTCGGTTTTTATGTATTTATATCAGCAAAAAGCAGGCAATAACCGGCTAACGGAAATTCTGGGATGACACTAACATTACTTAACACAGATAGGATAGATGTTTCTTTCATCGTAAGCTGACATTTTAAAGGACTTGATCAATGGCATTGACATGGGTGGAAGTCTATTCATGGCCTTGGTGGCAGGTAATTGTATCGTCCAGGCCTGAGGGCTGCACCATGAATAACTGCAACACCACTTACCTCTGTTAGCTGGATCTGCAGTTCGGCTATCTTCCTCTCGTAAATCATCTTCCTGTCGGACACAATGGCCATCAGGTTGAAGCGGATCTCTCCCTCACTGTACCTGATACCAGGGACGGAAGATGCAGTTGTTTTAGATTTTATTTTCTGATAATTGAGTCGGTTAGAAGTTGCGTAGCACAATGAGCAACACAAACAGCAACCATATATGACACTTATTTACCATGGTATATTtacttgtaaaaaatatatttacttcTGTATTCTTTTCTCAATCACTGGCCGAACGGCGTTGATCCAATCGTCCTGGTTGCACACACCTGAAACACAAAACAAGCATAAAGTGTAGATCATGGATcaatcatcaactagatttagcCACGGGACAATTTCtcttgagcagatggtcagggggccagaaCCTAATGACAAATCATttatagactgcaaattgaccaagAAGCTCAAACAGATttcatatttgactaaaacaatttcaaaccttgcttaaatTTGTATAcgatgttggggcggcaggtagcctagtggttagagtgttgggccagtaaccgaaaggttgcttgatcaaatccctgagttgacatggtaaaaatctgtcgctctgcccctgaacaaggcagttaacccactgttcctaggccatcattgtaaataagaatgtgttcttaacggacttgcctagttaaataaaatgcatattatgtGTAGGAAAACTTTGGAACAGAttccaaaattaaaataatttggagctgatttgcttgtgtttttaaagtattttatgtccaacaataaaataaaaacacgccagttggggaacctttGTGTAGATAATCATCAAGGGTGTTTCTAAAGAATGTGTCAGGTTCAAGACGAGATTAACTGCACTACTGGCCAGTCACAATTCActagaatttttttaaataaaacacttAAAAGCTAAAAGTATATAAAACCTAAAAGAATCTGAAACAGCATCTTATTTCAAATTCACAAAGCTAACCAAAACTGCTACTATGAAACACTACAAACATTATATGTAGTACAAAACAGCAACTTTATATCTCTATAAAGCTAAATATATGACCAGTATGTGCGTACCGAGGTCGATGGGTCCTTCACGTAGGCCGTCCAGCTCATAGAGCCTGCCGTTGACAGGGACGTAGCTCACAAAGTGGAACGCATCCTCATCCTTTGCAGAAGACTTGGCGTCAAactcaaacatctgctgtctgaacACAATAAAGACGACAGTTTTAGCTTTCATTAGCAGAGAAACTAACATGGTATTAAAACCAAAGCCTTTATTCTCTTCATTTTCAGTTCTGTGGGTAATGCCTTATGAAAAACATTCAATCAAAAATGGCAGTTTGTCTACTTAGAGCCAAGCCTTCGATTTATCTAGTGACGTTAGCAGTGATAAACTATCCTGCTGAAATGAAAAGTCAACTCACCTGGCAAAGCTGTTGTGAACTTGTCGAATAACTTCAGAGTTGCTGAGAGCCAGACCTTTCATCTTTATAGGAGAGAGAATATCATCAATGTGTGAGTTTTGTTGTCTCCTGACTTCAGGGTCTGTTTAATGTCTGCACGATTCATCAATAACGAAGGTGGCTGGGATTTTACTGTGGATGGTTGTCCTCAGTTTCTCActcaaaaaaaaatacatataaagCCACACACATTTCCCGAGCGACACCCCCTTCCCTTACAACTGTTGCATTTTCAAATCCAAACACCACGAGTTCAGACCCCAGAGGGAAGAACTTTTGAGAGAACCAAATCACAAGTCTCAATGTCTGGGCAAATATTATACCAACAAATTGCCTCCTGTCCAGACCAGTATGTCACAGCTCTTCTTCGCTGTGTACCACATGGGTCATGTCAACCAGGCTAGGTGTTATGCACATCTCAAGGACAAAAAAGACTGAATTTTTTTTTAGAGGCTTGCAAAAACTAAACGCTGCCCCAATAATCAGTATCAACTtacagctgcatcaaagctgagTGAAAACTCTCTGAACTCTGTGAGTGTCTCTCCCAACAGCATGTCAGAGTGGGTACAGTTCAGCAGCACGCTCACAATGGCCTGGGTAGCACATGCATTGTTTATCACCTGAAAAAGCACACATAGCAGGTTGACAGCAGGTTATTTATGTTTGTCATGAGTCTTTCCCTAGAGGAAGAACTGAGCAGTTTCCACTgaatgggccagctgcaaagacAATATTGGCTAGGTTGtaaaaattcaaaacaaaaatgtgctttttggtatTAAACTTAAGGTTTGGCATTAggcttagcagtgtggttaaggttaggtttaaaaatcGTTCTTTATAACTTTGcagctgtgccagctagtgaccactttccagagctgcctccagtacatgagtcatctcaataaatgccaacctgcacacacacaggagagacaggagagacatcaAATGAGATCCTgtaattttacattttagtcattaagcagacgttcttatccagagcagaCTTAGTCAACACATTGAActtgaagtttaaaaaaaacaaccacATCACAATAATAATGCACAGGTAGACTCTTCGAAATAGCCGCTATCAGCAGAATCTGTGCCAGAAAGAAAAACAAGAGACTTCTGAGAGCAATTTGGATATGTTCTAACTCTGCAAAACATACAATGAATACAGATGTAAAACCAAACCATGTACCTGCTTGGCAAAGAAGATGTTGTCAAGCCTTGAATCCTGAACGATAGATCCTCCCggctcctcacctggttgccacTTGAACAGGAAGATCAACCCATGAACTGGTCTTGAAGGAAGAAAGAGAAACCTAGTACCACTGCAATACTATGAACTTGTAAAAGTAAAGAGTTTAGAAGTAAAGACATTAGGGCATGGGCCATGGCTTACTTGAGGTTTTCAAAATTCTCTGGTTCCATACTCCATATTTCTTCCACCTGAGCTCCTTTACAACCTGGGTTAGTAGAAAGGAGAAAGCTGGGTTAACTACTACATCATTACATAAACCAGGGAAGGGCAAACTCGCCCCTCTTTTGGGATGGGCAAAATGGCCCCTCTTTTGTAGGTCCAAGAACCCCAAAATGTTTTATCAGTcagtctcaacttactgttgaggtttattataacagaatacacaaggtgcaattttgaaatttggttgtgcatcagcagtcactAAAGTCAGCAAATGTTTTTTTAGATTGTCTAGCGGCCAGCTAATTTACCagtctaaacttgtagtaagcaaGGTTGAATGAATTACCGAACAGGGTGGGGCCCATTGATCATCAGTTGTCATTAAAAACTGGAAACATTTGCCTCCGCCCTATAGCAAAATGAGTAAAATTGCATTAAATTAGTTATAAAATTGCAAAATCTTCTCCgcccaatggcaaaatgtgtagaattgcaggaaattaactttaaaaatgAAATGCATCTTAGCTGTCATGGGGGGATATGGATATGCGGCCTCTCATGACGAGTTCCGTTTTTTGTGCCCCCAcctccatcaaagttgcccatctaTGACATAATTTAAACCATTAGTTAGTGGACAGGACTATCCATCTAACGTTAGTTTGCCATTTGAATTTGCAGAGAACTGCACCAACAAGCTGTTTATCCATCGAGTTGATCATATCGAGTACAATATTCAATC encodes the following:
- the LOC112249594 gene encoding ubiquitin carboxyl-terminal hydrolase isozyme L5 isoform X1, with amino-acid sequence MSGSAGEWCLMESDPGVFTELIKGFGCKGAQVEEIWSMEPENFENLKPVHGLIFLFKWQPGEEPGGSIVQDSRLDNIFFAKQVINNACATQAIVSVLLNCTHSDMLLGETLTEFREFSLSFDAAMKGLALSNSEVIRQVHNSFARQQMFEFDAKSSAKDEDAFHFVSYVPVNGRLYELDGLREGPIDLGVCNQDDWINAVRPVIEKRIQKYSEGEIRFNLMAIVSDRKMIYERKIAELQIQLTEEEPMDTDQSSTLLSSLQSEIAKYQLLIDEENQKLQRYKIENIRRKHNYLPFIMELLKTLAEYQQLIPLVEKAKEKQSAKKVQEAK
- the LOC112249594 gene encoding ubiquitin carboxyl-terminal hydrolase isozyme L5 isoform X2, translated to MGPTLFGCKGAQVEEIWSMEPENFENLKPVHGLIFLFKWQPGEEPGGSIVQDSRLDNIFFAKQVINNACATQAIVSVLLNCTHSDMLLGETLTEFREFSLSFDAAMKGLALSNSEVIRQVHNSFARQQMFEFDAKSSAKDEDAFHFVSYVPVNGRLYELDGLREGPIDLGVCNQDDWINAVRPVIEKRIQKYSEGEIRFNLMAIVSDRKMIYERKIAELQIQLTEEEPMDTDQSSTLLSSLQSEIAKYQLLIDEENQKLQRYKIENIRRKHNYLPFIMELLKTLAEYQQLIPLVEKAKEKQSAKKVQEAK